Proteins from one Podospora pseudoanserina strain CBS 124.78 chromosome 1, whole genome shotgun sequence genomic window:
- a CDS encoding hypothetical protein (EggNog:ENOG503PZH2) produces the protein MIIHPPLPKLTIYPPLPPSPLLHSPLPSSTPPPPPPPPPTILPRPKSKPQLHTHLHHQTYNSLLSLPLAFSLSLPSTLLSSSNLRTAPLELNLYFPHNRSCTLLRDLDDFFTLKNGCGWVPPDEGQSAAEQVAKRIDRLKELLFQWERIIPLHGPQDQAGIDEEGWKEWWEERVHWSQRKVDEEDETDEEDVPFVPDCRMDEEDVPAHGKDAVDDDTDDEDTPFVPDHRRTIAIDGKQTVIIGIDPSDRPAGVPPPSEQERRKQIDAINKARLRTIRGRNHHHRFKTSELESLLQQFLGQVLQKEMGARLAGARSDNTSLEHFLRRREGDCGGR, from the coding sequence ATGATAATCCACCCTCCCCTACCAAAGCTCACAATTTACCCTCCCTTACCACCCTCTCCATTATTACACTCTCCCTTGCCATcatccacaccaccaccgccgccgccgccaccgccaacaatCCTCCCCAGGCCAAAATCCAAACCCCAACTAcacacccacctccaccaccaaacttacaactccctcctctcactcCCGCTGgctttctccctctccctacCCTCAACtctcctcagctcctccaacctgAGGACCGCACCCCTCGAACTCAACCTCTACTTCCCCCACAACAGATCCTGCACCCTCCTCCGAGATCTGGACGacttcttcaccctcaagAATGGCTGTGGCTGGGTACCGCCAGATGAGGGGCAATCTGCCGCAGAACAGGTAGCGAAGAGAATTGACAGGCTGAAGGAGTTGCTGTTTCAATGGGAGAGAATCATCCCGCTACACGGCCCCCAAGATCAAGCGGGCAttgatgaagaaggatggaaggagtggtgggaggagcggGTGCACTGGTCACAAAGAAAAGTggacgaagaggacgagacggatgaggaggatgtgccGTTTGTTCCTGACTGTcggatggatgaggaggatgtgccCGCGCATGGAAAGGATGCCGTGGACGACGACACAGATGACGAGGACACACCCTTTGTGCCCGATCACCGAAGGACAATAGCAATCGACGGGAAGCAGACTGTGATCATCGGGATAGACCCATCTGATAGACCTGCCGGAGTACCCCCTCCATCCGAACAAGAACGGCGAAAGCAGATCGACGCCATCAATAAAGCTAGACTGCGCACTATACGCGGTAGgaatcaccaccatcgaTTCAAAACTTCCGAGCTGGAGTCACTTCTCCAGCAGTTTCTAGGCCAAGTGTTAcagaaggagatgggggcGAGGTTAGCAGGGGCGAGGAGTGATAACACCTCTTTGGAGCATTTTCTGAGACGGAGGGAAGGAGACTGTGGTGGGCGTTAA
- a CDS encoding hypothetical protein (EggNog:ENOG503Q4PE), translating into MALQAAYKQFLAAPTPTVLAQDASLHYITSTTSFNGPDSIIKHFSTFRNQSKKKKEDVLFVIEGQNAVVLEAELVIEFISSGGPYLPGLDDNFLADRTVSFAVTHIVLFDADGKILQIRQNWDQGSLLKQLDVIGKSGRNWPIRDGKDQVSLIAKCVKGGGAPGFTTDLPMHNRTKSTNPLRDPHASLALFAPREEQEEVTVVSPYAGRRPTQRSFTEILGDEPEEPVSPSNGRERSVSPSKAKAGVSKNFQAVRLFDRDDDTAEADTPENGRSPERVIRPNPKKYQHFDFDDGHSQETPKPAPAPAKSSKHGASWGFEDFVTPQKPTASRTLHKAREARNWSTEDAITEEQPAPKAQQAKGRITAEAHFDFVDDGETPAGGRFRGPPRGRGQNEGQHLYEMNLYKEDGSAPTPGPAPLGNITNQAGRHKSFDPHFEMTDESPRDSNDGKDKAEKLGDDRKKAVRMMESNWETYDVSPAALKENNNPNGKTRGIVTAGDGMGNKKGGWGLAEKKERGINTAGDGMGGRKGAGRGWALGDESDEDAPTQPQKKGGRGPPAKVESFWDF; encoded by the coding sequence ATGGCGCTTCAGGCTGCGTACAAGCAGTTTCTAGCTGCACCAACCCCGACTGTGCTCGCGCAAGACGCGTCTCTGCACTACATTACCTCGACGACGAGCTTCAACGGTCCCGATAGCATTATCAAGCACTTTTCAACCTTCCGCAAccagagcaagaagaagaaggaagacgTGCTTTTCGTCATCGAGGGGCAGAACGCCGTGGTTCTGGAGGCTGAGCTTGTCATCGAATTTATTTCCAGCGGTGGCCCGTATCTGCCTGGATTGGACGACAACTTCCTTGCCGACCGGACTGTGTCTTTTGCCGTTACCCACATCGTCTTGTTCGATGCCGACGGCAAGATTCTCCAGATCCGCCAGAACTGGGACCAAGGGTCGCTGCTGAAGCAACTCGACGTTATTGGCAAGTCGGGTCGCAACTGGCCCATTCGCGATGGCAAGGACCAGGTCAGCTTGATTGCGAAATGCGTCAAGGGAGGCGGAGCTCCTGGGTTTACTACTGATCTTCCCATGCATAACCGCACCAAGTCGACCAACCCTCTCCGCGATCCTCACGCCTCCTTGGCTTTGTTCGCCCCGCGGGAGGAACAGGAAGAGGTTACCGTCGTCTCTCCCTATGCTGGCCGCAGACCTACCCAGCGTTCCTTTACCGAAATTCTGGGCGACGAGCCTGAGGAGCCCGTTTCCCCCAGCAACGGCCGCGAGCGTTCTGTGTCTCCAagcaaggccaaggccgGGGTTAGCAAGAACTTCCAAGCTGTCCGCCTTTTTGACCGCGACGATGATACCGCCGAGGCCGACACGCCCGAGAACGGCAGATCGCCCGAACGTGTCATCCGCCCAAACCCAAAGAAGTACCAACACTTCGACTTTGATGACGGCCACTCTCAGGAGACCCCGAAGcccgctcctgctcccgcAAAGAGCTCCAAGCATGGTGCTTCGTGGGGCTTTGAGGATTTCGTAACACCACAAAAGCCGACAGCATCCCGCACCTTGCACAAGGCCCGGGAAGCTCGCAATTGGTCTACTGAAGATGCCATTACTGAGGAGCAACCTGCCCCCAAGGCCCAGCAGGCCAAGGGCCGCATTACTGCCGAGGCTCACTTTGACTTTGTCGATGACGGTGAGACGCCAGCTGGCGGTCGGTTCCGCGGCCCACCCCGTGGTAGGGGTCAGAATGAAGGGCAGCACCTCTACGAAATGAACCTGTACAAGGAGGACGGCAGTGCGCCGACCCCAGGTCCTGCTCCTCTCGGCAATATTACAAACCAAGCCGGACGCCACAAGTCATTCGATCCTCACTTTGAGATGACGGACGAATCTCCTCGGGATAGCAACGACGGCAAagacaaggctgagaagctcGGTGATGACAGGAAGAAGGCAGTGCGCATGATGGAGAGCAACTGGGAGACCTATGATGTTTCGCCCGCTGCCCTGAAGgagaacaacaaccccaatgGCAAGACGAGAGGAATTGTCACAGCCGGTGATGGCATGGGCAATAAGAAGGGCGGTTGGGGCTTGGCCGAGAAGAAAGAGCGCGGCATCAACACTGCTGGCGACGGGATGGGTGGCAGAAAGGGTGCTGGCCGCGGGTGGGCGCTGGGTGACGAGAGCGACGAGGACGCGCCAACTCAGCCCCAGAAAAAGGGCGGCCGTGGGCCTCCTGCCAAGGTGGAGAGCTTCTGGGACTTTTAA
- the HIP1_1 gene encoding histidine permease (COG:E; EggNog:ENOG503NUN0) → MPKMPKPNTPHPSTATTLNISGGQRSSLLRRDFLSSYPEDDDDSNSTTAHSHTPSHYVQSWVNSFRRDPGRRITPATVVHGVGSSKRSSTIAGGSSRGGGNSGGGSSREEKERHIGGHYFDLHAANVNTANTQLSRELKGRHLQMIALGGTVGTGLFVVSGSTLTAGGPASMLLAYAFIGGMLYCTMQALGELAVAFPVAGSFSAYSTRFLDPALGFSMGWNYALQWLVCLPLEIIAGSMTVNYWREDIHRSVFVTVFLVAIVVINLVGVRGYGEAEFCFSILKVIAVIGFILLGCVINIGGFPDEGYIGGRYWKDPGAFNNGFKGFCTIFVTAAFAFTGIELVGLAAAEAVNPRKSLPTAIKQVFWRITLFYLISLALVGLLVPYNHPDLLGAESFADASSSPFVIAIESAGIAILPGIMNAVILVAVVSVGNSAVFGSSRTLAALADQGQAPKIFGYVDRRGRPLISILIVSAFGLLGYLADLDQPSEVLNWLLAATGLSSIFTWASICLAHIRFRKAWAVQGHSLDELSYLSQAGVTGSWIGLFLNILVLIAQFWTAAWPIPPTLPDPDAVDEFSTAPEGARRVVPTVPTGNGSGVTINNQGDVVHNFFLQCSSVPIIVLFWAGYKIWFRTKVVRLEDIDLDTGRRRAGVVYWNSHSAGGGGARARGLPVFSLLTKQELEWERERELRGMPRWKRVYRYLC, encoded by the exons ATGCCAAAAATGCCAAAACCAAACACTccacacccctccaccgccacaaCGCTCAACATAAGCGGTGGCCAacgcagcagcctcctccgccgtgACTTCCTCTCTAGCTAccccgaagacgacgacgacagcaacagcaccaccgcccactcGCACACACCTTCGCACTATGTACAGAGCTGGGTTAACTCCTTTCGGAGGGATCCCGGAAGGAGGATCACACCCGCAACGGTGGTTCACGGCGTGGGAAGCAGTAAACGGTCGTCGACGATAGCAGGGGGTAGCTCGCGAGGAGGTGGTaatagtggtggtggtagtagtagagaggaaaaggagaggcATATCGGAGGGCATTACTTTGATTTGCACGCCGCTAACGTCAACACGGCGAATACGCAGCTTTCGAGGGAGCTGAAGGGGAGGCATTTGCAGATGATTGCTTTGGGGGGGACGGTTG GAACCGGCCTCTTTGTCGTGTCGGGCTCGACGCTCACTGCTGGGGGCCCTGCCTCGATGCTGTTGGCATATGCCTTCATCGGCGGCATGCTCTACTGCACCATGCAAGCGCTCGGCGAGCTCGCCGTCGCCTTCCCCGTCGCTGGCAGTTTCTCGGCTTACTCGACCCGCTTCCTCGATCCGGCCCTGGGATTCTCGATGGGGTGGAATTACGCCCTCCAGTGGCTGGTTTGTCTGCCGCTTGAGATCATTGCGGGAAGCATGACGGTCAACTACTGGAGGGAGGACATCCATCGATCCGTCTTTGTCACagtcttcctcgtcgccatcgTGGTGATAAACCTCGTCGGCGTCAGAGGGTACGGCGAAGCAGAGTTCTGTTTCTCCATCCTGAAAGTCATCGCCGTTATAGGGTTTATCCTCTTGGGATGTGTCATCAACATAGGCGGGTTCCCCGACGAGGGCTACATAGGAGGGAGGTATTGGAAAGATCCCGGCGCATTCAACAATGGGTTCAAGGGGTTCTGCACCATCTTCGTCACGGCGGCGTTTGCCTTTACGGGGATCgagttggttggtttggCGGCTGCAGAAGCGGTCAACCCGAGGAAATCGCTCCCCACGGCTATCAAGCAGGTCTTTTGGCGGATCACACTGTTTTATCTCATCTCTCTCGCGCTTGTGGGGCTTTTGGTTCCCTACAACCACCCCGATCTCTTGGGAGCGGAATCTTTTGCCGAtgcgtcctcctccccttttgTCATCGCGATCGAATCAGCTGgcatcgccatcctccctGGTATCATGAACGCGGTGATCCTCGTGGCGGTGGTATCCGTGGGCAACTCGGCCGTGTTCGGCTCCTCCCGGACGTTGGCCGCTCTCGCAGATCAGGGACAAGCTCCCAAAATATTCGGGTACGTCGACCGCCGCGGGCGTCCCCTTATATCAATCCTCATCGTCAGCGCCTTTGGCCTACTGGGGTACCTAGCCGACCTGGACCAACCCTCCGAGGTGCTCAACTGGCTCCTGGCCGCCACCGGcctctcctcaatcttcaCATGGGCCTCCATCTGCCTGGCGCACATCCGCTTCCGGAAAGCCTGGGCCGTCCAGGGGCACTCACTCGACGAACTCTCCTACCTCTCCCAGGCAGGTGTAACTGGCTCCTGGATCGGACTGTTTCTCAACATATTGGTGCTCATCGCCCAGTTCTGGACGGCCGCCTGGCCCATCCCCCCTACTCTCCCCGACCCAGACGCGGTCGACGAGTTTTCAACCGCACCTGAAGGAGCCCGCCGCGTCGTCCCGACTGTCCCGACGGGAAACGGCAGCGGGGTGACGATCAACAACCAGGGCGACGTGGTGCACAACTTTTTTTTGCAGTGCAGTTCCGTGCCGATCATTGTCCTGTTCTGGGCGGGATACAAGATCTGGTTTAGGACcaaggtggtgaggctgGAGGATATCGATCTTGAtacggggaggaggagggcaggggTGGTGTACTGGAACAGTCAttctgccggtggtggtggtgcgagGGCAAGGGGTTTGCCTGTTTTTTCGTTGTTGACGAAGCAGGAGttggagtgggagagggagagggagttgagagggatgccgaggtggaagagggttTATAGGTATTTGTGTTGA
- the MNS1 gene encoding mannosyl-oligosaccharide alpha-1,2-mannosidase (CAZy:GH47; COG:G; EggNog:ENOG503NUIH), which yields MNVRDPFNIRGLNRDPTANWRPKRNTTAHDTSNITTTLQNVIRTAAAETERLRDKASEVLEASTSLLPTTNTPTNTTEIRFSSEPGVGDQEEEDMSSFSIPKNVPSFSNPQRQYEDRLWAAATNKNSKPGNILSGVQDIISGGNRAALPMYKDKPYMYPPGRGGYGGGGGGLRPRRKRTLGLLLLVVAGLVWWSGVFSGEQEGAVVSRWGWWGQDTGRSRANWLKRRERVVEAMELSWDAYERYAWGMDEFHPESKTGKQMVPKGLGWIIIDSLDTLMLMNLTSRLSHAREWLAKDLTWEQDEYVNTFETTIRMLGGLLSAHYLSTTFPQLAPISDDDPGKPGEDLYLEKAKDLADRLMAAFDSPSGIPYASVNLKEFKGIISHADSGASSTAETTTLQLEFKYLAKLTGEKDFWDKAEKVIQLVDDNGAQDGLVPIFIFATTGKFHGENIRLGSRGDSYYEYLIKQYLQTNKKEPIYQEMWDEALQGVRKHLITYTEPSQFTIIGERPSGLSNELSPKMDHLVCFMPGTIALAATGGLTEKEARGLPTWTDKNEADMQLARELMHTCWGMYKYMATGLAAEITYFNLPKEPLPASAPHQAPAEFDPDPEAEWRKDFDVKPQDSHNLQRPETVESLFYMWRITGEEKYRDWGWEMFKSFMNYTAVEDGGGFTSLSNANIIPPRTRDNMESFWLAETLKYFYLLFSPNDLLPLDKIVFNTEAHPFPRFDMGPLFSTGWKRKPRDAAGKLVE from the coding sequence ATGAACGTTCGAGACCCATTTAACATCCGTGGTCTGAATCGGGATCCCACTGCCAACTGGAGACCAAAGagaaacaccaccgcccacgaCACCAgtaacatcaccaccaccctccaaaacGTAATCCgaaccgccgccgccgagaccGAGCGCCTTCGCGACAAGGCGAGCGAGGTGCTGGAAGCTAGTACCTCCCTTTTGCCGACAACGAACACACCTACGAACACAACCGAGATACGATTCTCCTCCGAACCGGGCGttggagatcaagaagaagaggataTGTCTTCCTTCTCGATACCCAAAAATGTCCCTTCCTTTAGCAACCCACAACGCCAGTACGAAGACCGCTTATGGGCCGCGGCTACAAACAAGAATAGCAAGCCGGGGAATATTTTGAGCGGGGTGCAAGATATCATTTCGGGGGGCAATCGTGCTGCGTTGCCGATGTATAAAGATAAGCCGTATATGTACCCCCCAGGACGGGGCGGGtatggtgggggaggagggggattgaGACctaggaggaagaggacgttggggttgttgttgcttgttgTGGCTGGGTTAGTTTGGTGGTCGGGTGTGTTTTCtggggagcaggagggtgCGGTTGTGAGcagatgggggtggtggggacaGGATACGGGGAGGAGTAGGGCGAAttggttgaagaggagggagagggtggtggaggctaTGGAGTTGAGTTGGGATGCGTATGAGAGGTATGCTTGGGGGATGGACGAGTTTCATCCGGAGTCCAAGACGGGGAAGCAGATGGTGCcgaaggggttggggtggatTATCATTGATTCGTTGGATACGCTCATGTTGATGAACTTGACCAGCCGGTTATCGCATGCAAGGGAGTGGTTAGCAAAGGATTTGACGTGGGAGCAGGATGAGTATGTGAACACGTTTGAGACGACGATTCGCATGTTGGGAGGGTTACTTTCGGCGCATTACCTCTCGACCACGTTTCCACAGTTGGCGCCCATTTCAGATGACGACCCTGGGAAGCCTGGGGAGGATTTGTacttggagaaggcgaaggaCTTGGCTGACAGACTGATGGCTGCGTTTGATTCGCCTTCTGGGATTCCATACGCCAGTGTCAACTTGAAAGAGTTTAAGGGCATTATTTCACATGCTGACTCGGGTGCTTCATCCACGGCCGAGACAACGACTCTGCAGCTCGAGTTCAAGTATCTCGCGAAACTAACGGGCGAGAAGGATTTCTGGGACAAGGCGGAGAAGGTCATCCAGCTGGTGGACGACAATGGCGCTCAGGATGGATTGGTGCCCATTTTCATCTTTGCTACAACGGGCAAATTTCATGGCGAGAACATCAGATTGGGCAGTCGTGGCGACTCGTACTACGAATATCTCATCAAGCAGTATTTGCAgaccaacaagaaggagcCAATTTATCAGGAGATGTGGGATGAGGCGCTGCAGGGCGTCCGGAAACACCTGATCACTTACACGGAGCCGTCACAGTTTACCATCATTGGCGAGCGCCCAAGCGGGTTGAGCAATGAACTTTCACCCAAGATGGACCACCTCGTCTGCTTTATGCCCGGAACAATTGCTCTGGCGGCCACGGGTGGGCTGACCGAAAAGGAGGCCAGGGGCTTGCCCACATGGACCGACAAGAATGAGGCCGATATGCAGCTCGCACGGGAACTTATGCACACGTGCTGGGGCATGTACAAGTACATGGCGACCGGCCTTGCCGCTGAGATTACTTACTTCAACCTGCCCAAGGAACCACTTCCGGCATCGGCTCCCCACCAGGCGCCCGCCGAATTCGACCCCGATCCGGAGGCCGAGTGGCGCAAGGATTTTGACGTGAAGCCGCAAGACAGTCATAACCTGCAGCGCCCAGAGACGGTCGAGAGTCTGTTCTACATGTGGCGAATCACCGGCGAGGAAAAGTATCGTGATTGGGGCTGGGAGATGTTCAAGAGCTTTATGAACTACACAGCggtcgaggatggcggcgggTTCACCAGCTTGTCCAatgccaacatcatcccTCCTCGGACGAGGGACAATATGGAGAGTTTCTGGCTGGCGGAGACGCTCAAGTACTTTTACTTGCTGTTCTCGCCGAATGACCTACTACCGCTCGACAAGATTGTTTTCAATACGGAGGCGCATCCTTTCCCAAGATTCGATATGGGGCCGTTGTTTTCCacggggtggaagaggaagcctCGGGATGCGGCAGGGAAGCTTGTGGAATAG